One Cotesia glomerata isolate CgM1 linkage group LG8, MPM_Cglom_v2.3, whole genome shotgun sequence genomic window carries:
- the LOC123270682 gene encoding protein deadpan-like isoform X2: protein MVDYCKYKMSGSDEEFDNQPQSGMSKAELRRPSRHSKLEKADILEMTVKHLQSVQRQQLSAAVATDPAVLTKFRTGFSECAGEVTRYVNHLENVDSSVKQRLVSHLNNCVNNLQQMAPFYGHYVPYMPERLFPDVKVGFQGDFHSGDENNNASARIQIPSGVQLIPSRLPTGELALLVPQSAGISANFPFFPPANQEQPRIRNSSAFTPVQRSHSPLLSPSTSTSSFGEDQTPEARHTESPGRFKVPDQSSKSFSSPETQKAQISSSSDKPSAFVNPKLLEEDSRVRQPLSVITDKTYNNRSANGQRKDLKRHNSDGLLVIAEKRPKYAEASSSLHPIREYAHSVEDLAAPIKANKSGNARNSPAAHSAHAAQGNGDMWRPW from the coding sequence CCATCGCGCCACTCCAAGCTGGAAAAAGCGGACATCCTGGAGATGACAGTGAAGCACTTGCAATCCGTCCAGCGACAACAATTAAGCGCAGCAGTGGCCACAGACCCAGCAGTGCTGACCAAATTCCGTACAGGATTTTCCGAGTGCGCTGGAGAAGTAACGCGTTACGTAAACCACCTGGAGAACGTGGACTCGTCGGTAAAGCAGCGACTAGTCTCGCACCTGAACAACTGCGTGAACAATCTCCAACAGATGGCGCCGTTCTACGGTCACTATGTCCCCTACATGCCTGAGCGGCTGTTCCCGGACGTGAAAGTCGGGTTCCAGGGTGACTTCCACAGCGGAGACGAGAACAACAACGCCAGTGCGCGGATCCAGATCCCCAGCGGGGTCCAGCTGATCCCCAGCAGGCTGCCCACTGGAGAGCTGGCCCTTTTGGTGCCCCAATCCGCTGGAATTTCAGCAAACTTCCCGTTTTTCCCTCCAGCTAATCAGGAGCAGCCGAGAATCAGGAACAGCTCCGCTTTTACTCCAGTCCAGCGGTCCCACAGCCCGCTGCTCAGTCCCTCGACCTCCACCTCCAGTTTCGGCGAAGACCAGACTCCAGAGGCCAGGCATACCGAGTCTCCAGGCAGGTTTAAAGTCCCTGACCAGAGCTCCAAGAGCTTTTCCTCTCCCGAGACACAAAAGGCCCAGATCTCTTCCTCCAGCGACAAGCCTTCCGCCTTTGTTAATCCCAAGCTCCTGGAAGAAGACTCCAGGGTCCGACAGCCTTTGTCTGTAATTACTGATAAGACCTACAACAACAGGAGCGCCAATGGCCAGCGGAAGGATCTCAAGAGGCACAACTCCGACGGGCTGCTTGTTATTGCCGAGAAAAGGCCTAAATATGCTGAAGCTTCCTCTTCTTTACATCCTATTAGGGAGTATGCACACTCTGTTGAAGATCTTGCGGCACCTATCAAGGCTAATAAGAGCGGTAATGCTAGAAATTCTCCTGCTGCCCATTCTGCCCATGCTGCCCAGGGTAATGGTGATATGTGGAGGCCTTGGTGA